The genomic stretch TATATCAGCGGAGCGTCGAACGACGAGACTACCATTAAGTGATCGTCTCTGACCGACAACGGACGGATTTTCGTAAGTCGTTCAGAGTAAAAAAGACAAACCGAAGACGAGAAAATGACCGGTCGCGGTAAAGGTGGAAAGGGTCTGGGGAAAGGAGGAGCGAAGCGACACAGGAAAGTGCTCCGTGATAACATCCAAGGTATCACGAAACCGGCCATCCGTCGTCTCGCACGCCGTGGCGGTGTCAAACGTATCTCGGGTCTGATATACGAAGAGACTCGCGGTGTCCTCAAAGTTTTCCTCGAGAACGTAATCCGCGACGCCGTCACATACACCGAACACGCCAAGAGGAAGACCGTCACCGCCATGGACGTAGTGTACGCCCTGAAACGTCAGGGACGTACTCTCTACGGTTTCGGCGGTTAAAATGTTTtcgatgttttttatattttgtaatcaattaaaaaatttacaaatataaaatacactgCGAAaactatcaatataaaaaaggccCTTTTCAGGGCCGCATATGGATctgtttatatactatatacgaAAGTACACGTTTCAATCGAACAAATATGACGTCATTtcataatacacatataaataacacaataataaaaaaaataaaataaaataattaataaagtcttATCTAAGtctaaattgatattattattgctataattatgaataatacataCCGATATTCTATCGTTAACATAGAAATAGACTCTACCTACCTATCTATCTCTCAATTAGAGCATACAatcgatgaaaaaaaaatatatataatttctatatacaatgcgaatatatataaaatagtaatatttttcatatatatttttataaaaatcgtcCATATCGTCGTCTCACGGAGCTCTACTTCAAGCGCTACGAACGAGACGCGAACCTTCTTATATCACGCTCAGCGAAGAAGCTCGCATTCTTTGTAAATTTACACTGTTaccatagattatttttattatttaaacactcTTTcgatattcttattatttaatagatttaatataCTAATGTTATTCGATAGATACACGAATATCAGACTAAGTTTTCTCGTGCTTCGTATTACGACTCGCATAGTAACGTGTTTTACGAACGTCGACTTGGAACACGctaaaattgttagtaaattatcGAATAAGAATTGCGCTTTTATACATTATCGGTGCGGTATCTTCGCTTTCAATATGTCGATGTAACGAAACGTTTAAAACGAttacaatagaataaaataactttaaaacgaGGCTCGAGGTACGCGTCTAGAACTATAACGAATTTAAACGCGATTCGTACTGATATTTGTCAAACTATGCTACGAAATCGACTTTCAAACGATCGATAGGTTCAagaggtatatttttatatattataaatttcataaaatactttacattatataaatatcgtatTCGAAATGATACCTGTTAGTGAAAAGTTTTAAGCGCTCGTACGAGAAATTGTCTAGCGACATCGCGGTTCTCCTTACGGTATTGCTCGAACTCGACTTACCACTAGCGACCTCTCCGCCGCGTACGATTGATTTGattgtgattataatattattattaatttcagtttaattcGTATTAAACGCGTATCGTTCGTCACATTTATAAGTGATTGTGCGaagtgtattaattaatatataaattaaataaataaaaaaaataaaatggccGACACAGCAGTAGCAACCGAAGCCCCAGCACCGGCGACCCCTGCGAAGAAACCGAAAGCGTCCGCGGCCGCCGCCGGTGGCGCCGCCGCGAAGAAACCCAAGGCGAAACCGACTCATCCTAAAACATCCGAAATGGTCAACAGCGCCATCAAAGAGTTGAAAGAACGTAGCGGTTCTTCGCTTCAGGCGATCAAGAAATACATCGCGGCTCAGTACAAAGTCGATTCTGAGAAATTGGCACCGTTCATAAGAAAGTATCTCAAGAGCGCCGTCGAATCGGGCGCACTCATACAGACCAAGGGCAAGGGCGCATCGGGATCGTTCAAACTAGAGTCGAAATCTTCCGCTTCGAAGAAACCGGCGGGTGCCGGTGTCGGAGGCGCGTCAGGCGGCAAGGCCGCGTCATCGGCCGCTTCGGGTAAGTCGAAGAAGGCTGCCTCTTCCGCTCCCGTAGGCGGCAAGGGCGGCGCCGCCGGCAAGAAGGCGGCCGCCGGCGGTGCTTCGTCCGGTGCGGCGGCGTCGTCGCCGTCCAAATCGGCGAAGGCGAAGGCGACGATAAAGGATAAAAAAGCAGCAGCCGCTAAAAAGAAACCGGCAGCCGCGAAGAAGGCCGTCGCTGCGGCGGCTCCTTCGAAGGCGAAGGGCGCCGCATCGAAGGCGAAGAAGACGGCGAAACCGCCGACTAAGAAACCGAAAGCGCCGAAACCTAAGAAGGCCGCCGCCGCCGCTACGTCGAAGTCGAAACCGGCAGCCAAGAAGGCCGCCGCAGCCGCCGCTAAAAAGTAAGTCGCctgcagcagcagcagcagccgCCGCATCGGTGATAATGACGATGACATCTTTCAAAAAGTATcatcataaacaaaaacatcaacaacaacaacatcaacatcaTCGACGACGACATACATTCGTCGAATCCTATATCGTTGCCGCCGCTTCAACggcgacgacgacgacgacgacgaagaCTGTGAAGATGACGATGAGACGATGCAAGCGTGTGCGGCGCGTAAATCGCACGACAAAAAGCCCTTTTCAGGGCTAACATAAGtttcataataacaataatcataTCGAATGATAAGAGTTAAAATGTTTCGAACGATACGACGAATAATTTCAACACtcaattatgaatttatatattataaataactaactaTATTACGTATATATAGGAACTactacaatacatataataataataagaaagtatCCACACATACCTTTATCGTACAGATTATAGcactattttcattttttcatttcaaaaacaaacaaataaacatacaaactgACCTACCTAGATCATCATAATCAATCATTATGAGCatacgttattattataaatattacacacacaaacaaacacgaAAAGGACACGCGCGACGACCCTGCTCGCCCGACCTAATTCGCTTcaataatatctattatttttcatttcatttcgttTCTACATTTTT from Vanessa cardui chromosome 28, ilVanCard2.1, whole genome shotgun sequence encodes the following:
- the LOC124541589 gene encoding histone H1-like, whose amino-acid sequence is MADTAVATEAPAPATPAKKPKASAAAAGGAAAKKPKAKPTHPKTSEMVNSAIKELKERSGSSLQAIKKYIAAQYKVDSEKLAPFIRKYLKSAVESGALIQTKGKGASGSFKLESKSSASKKPAGAGVGGASGGKAASSAASGKSKKAASSAPVGGKGGAAGKKAAAGGASSGAAASSPSKSAKAKATIKDKKAAAAKKKPAAAKKAVAAAAPSKAKGAASKAKKTAKPPTKKPKAPKPKKAAAAATSKSKPAAKKAAAAAAKK
- the LOC124541601 gene encoding histone H4 produces the protein MTGRGKGGKGLGKGGAKRHRKVLRDNIQGITKPAIRRLARRGGVKRISGLIYEETRGVLKVFLENVIRDAVTYTEHAKRKTVTAMDVVYALKRQGRTLYGFGG